One segment of Dromaius novaehollandiae isolate bDroNov1 chromosome Z, bDroNov1.hap1, whole genome shotgun sequence DNA contains the following:
- the LOC112992387 gene encoding TIMELESS-interacting protein-like, producing the protein MMDHLEDIISQVASCRELDSEMSLSFPAPVSSPSRATNAICASLSQTDDKEERAIDGQTVAAMKAIPTVLEQEIPEQLDRQRLIHETGIPALKHILEDIQLKGPGHEAEDLQLLLQKIECWAQSIFPEMKFEDFISKLEEFEVTDWI; encoded by the exons ATGATGGATCATTTAGAAGACATCATATCTCAAGTAGCAAGCTGCAGAGAGCTGGACAGTGAGatgtctctttcttttcctgcaccTGTCTCTTCACCTTCAAGAGCCACAAACGCTATATGTGCCAGTTTATCACAAACTGATGACAAAGAGG AGCGAGCAATTGATGGTCAAACTGTGGCTGCAATGAAGGCAATACCAACAGTACTAGAGCAAGAAATCCCAGAGCAGCTTGACAGACAAAG acTTATACATGAGACAGGCATACCTGCTTTGAAGCATATTTTGGAAGATATACAGCTGAAAGGACCAGGACATGAG GCTGAAGACCTGCAATTGTTGCTGCAGAAGATTgaatgctgggcccaaagcattTTCCCAGAAATGAAATTTGAAGATTTTATTAGCAAACTTGAAGAATTTGAAGTGACAGATTGGATTTAG